From the genome of Scytonema hofmannii PCC 7110, one region includes:
- a CDS encoding non-ribosomal peptide synthetase, protein MTQILNKLQNVPHQYKTIVDILCARSSTTPSKQAFTFLEDGETIESTLTYHELDRRSRAIAAQLQALGLSGERAILLYPPGLDYLTAFFGCLYAQVVAVPAYPPRNQRNTPRIQAIIKDAQAAIILTTTTILPTVQSLLAKQTDQENLRWLTTDNLVEGIEDSWQEFAIDAQALAFLQYTSGSTGTPKGVMLNHSNLLHNAAVTYQFMEHSPESQFISWLPVYHDMGLIGGILQPLYGGFSCVLMSPASFLQRPYRWLRAISHYKGTTSGGPNFAYELCIHKITSEQRSTLDLSSWSVAFNGAEPIRQETLERFAAVFAPCGFRPQAFYPCYGMAEATLIVSGGVKKVLPPCKTVAKSSLEKNLVVEASADSDDLQTFVSCGQTLPQQLLAIAHPETLTSCHSHEVGEIWVSGPSIGQGYWNRPLETEQTFHAYLKDTGFGPFLRTGDLGFLQNGELFITGRAKDLIILRGRNLYPQDIELTVERSHVSLRLGSGAAFSVEVENEEQLVVVQELEFRAKPNLEEVIAAIRQAVTEEHEVQVYTVVLIKAGTIPKTSSGKIQRRATKADFLAGKLEIVSSNVHKSANFQITENRLQREMLLALTPHECQPLLESYLQNLLAQVLSIPPQEIKPQQPLSSLGLDSIKVFELKNRIEVDLKVAVSVADFFEGLSLRALATKIIAELTSGASTLSVSLTPVQKTTSVHPLSFAQQRLWFINQLTSNTPVYNIPIFINLTGHINVDVLEQSLNEIVRRHDILRTNFVVSEGKPVQVIQPAADLTLTIKDLREFSESERTKEVQRLSTLIAQQSFDLSSEPLWCAKLLRLAEQEYRLLLTLHHIIADGWSMGVLIKELAVLYEAFLKGKPSPLPELPIQYVDFAYWQQQWLKKQRSQSLLEYWKQQLGGDLPILNLPTDSPRSPVQTFNGAQAKLVLSQTLTKALKKLSHQEGVTLFMTLLAAFKTLLYRYTGQTDLLVGSPIASRNRAEIESLIGFFVNVLVLRTKLDGKLSFRDLLFQVKSTALEAYVHQDLPFEKLVEELQPERDLSYNPLFQVMFVLQNMPLPTPKLSNISIIGQESYSGTAKFDLTLFMEDSEQGLVATAEYNTDLFNADTITRMLGHFQTMLEGIIANPDNAIVDLPLLTASEKHQLIVDWNDTLTDYPYNQCIHHLFKQQVERTPNAIAVVFENQQLTYRELNNQANRVAHYLQKLGVIPEVLVGICMERSLSMVVGLLGILKAGGAYVPLDPAHPKERLAFILEDTQSPVLLTQQRLIEKLPTDSTKVVCLDSDWEEIARECSQNPVCEINSANLAYVIYTSGSTGKPKGTLIPHKGLLNYLTWCTQAYTVELGKGTTVHSSLAFDLTITGLFSPLLVGRQVKLIAENQGIESLSHTLRQESNLSLVKITPAELLLLSGQLSSNEVAGITRAFIVGGENLLTESTTFWQEYAPDTMLVNEYGPTETVVGCCIYRVPQVELESSSVPIGLPIANTQLHVLDQYHQLVPIGVPGELHIGGVSLARGYLNRPELTALKFIPNPFSNEPGARLYKTGDLARYRADGNLEFLGRIDHQVKVRGYRVELGEIEGLLGQHPEVQEAVVLMREDLPGNQRLVAYFVANTETALTTSDLRNFLKEQLPEYMVPSVFVQLKTLPLTTNGKIDRRVLPVPDGDRPELEEVYVAPRSEMERAIARVWQEVLHLEKVGVNDNFFDLGGHSLLIVQVHSKLQQNLHRNLSIVEIFQNPTIKSLAQYFSQNPEDVPTFGSIRQRVQKQIEVSNRRKELLHKHPRKTIR, encoded by the coding sequence ATGACTCAAATTCTCAATAAATTACAAAACGTTCCCCATCAGTACAAGACAATCGTTGATATTCTGTGCGCTCGCAGTTCCACAACACCGTCTAAACAAGCATTCACCTTCCTTGAAGACGGAGAGACAATAGAATCAACGCTGACTTATCATGAGTTAGATCGGCGCTCGCGTGCGATCGCCGCCCAACTCCAAGCTCTTGGTTTAAGTGGGGAACGTGCTATATTGCTCTATCCTCCAGGGCTAGATTACCTAACAGCATTTTTTGGCTGTCTCTACGCCCAAGTGGTGGCTGTTCCGGCTTATCCACCGCGCAATCAACGTAATACGCCCAGGATTCAGGCAATTATAAAAGATGCACAAGCAGCAATTATCCTGACAACAACAACGATTCTGCCTACCGTACAGTCTTTACTTGCAAAACAAACAGACCAAGAAAATCTACGTTGGCTGACAACTGACAACTTGGTAGAAGGGATCGAAGATTCTTGGCAAGAATTTGCAATTGATGCACAAGCCTTAGCTTTTCTGCAATATACCTCAGGTTCTACAGGCACACCTAAAGGTGTCATGCTCAATCACAGCAACTTGCTGCACAACGCTGCTGTGACTTACCAATTTATGGAACATTCGCCTGAGAGTCAGTTTATCTCTTGGCTTCCTGTTTACCATGATATGGGATTGATTGGTGGAATATTACAACCTTTGTATGGGGGTTTTTCTTGCGTCTTGATGTCTCCAGCATCTTTTTTGCAACGTCCATACCGATGGTTACGGGCAATTTCTCACTACAAAGGTACGACTAGCGGGGGTCCTAACTTTGCTTATGAGTTATGCATTCACAAGATTACTTCTGAGCAAAGGTCAACTCTCGATTTAAGTAGTTGGAGTGTTGCGTTTAACGGTGCTGAGCCTATCAGACAAGAGACTCTAGAGCGATTTGCAGCCGTCTTTGCTCCTTGTGGATTTCGTCCACAAGCATTCTACCCTTGTTACGGCATGGCGGAAGCAACTCTGATAGTTTCTGGTGGGGTCAAGAAAGTTTTACCTCCTTGCAAAACTGTTGCAAAATCTTCGTTGGAGAAGAACTTAGTCGTTGAAGCATCTGCTGATAGTGACGATCTCCAGACCTTTGTGAGCTGCGGTCAAACTTTACCGCAACAACTTCTTGCGATCGCACACCCGGAGACTCTCACTAGTTGTCACAGTCACGAAGTTGGAGAAATCTGGGTATCAGGACCTAGCATTGGTCAGGGTTATTGGAATCGCCCTCTTGAGACAGAGCAAACATTCCACGCTTACCTCAAAGACACAGGTTTTGGACCATTTTTACGCACTGGTGACTTGGGCTTTTTGCAGAATGGAGAACTCTTCATTACAGGTCGAGCCAAAGATTTAATCATTCTCCGTGGTCGCAATCTCTACCCACAAGACATAGAGTTAACAGTAGAACGCAGTCATGTATCATTACGTTTGGGTAGTGGTGCAGCTTTCTCAGTTGAGGTAGAGAATGAAGAACAACTGGTAGTCGTGCAAGAGTTGGAGTTTCGTGCCAAACCGAATCTTGAGGAAGTCATTGCAGCAATTCGTCAAGCAGTGACCGAGGAGCATGAGGTACAAGTTTACACAGTAGTCTTGATTAAAGCAGGTACTATTCCCAAAACCTCCAGTGGTAAGATTCAACGCCGTGCCACAAAAGCAGATTTTCTAGCTGGGAAGTTAGAAATTGTTAGTAGTAACGTCCACAAGAGTGCTAATTTTCAAATAACTGAAAATCGATTACAGCGCGAAATGCTCTTGGCACTGACTCCACACGAGTGTCAGCCGCTTTTAGAGTCCTATTTACAGAATCTCTTAGCACAAGTGCTTTCTATACCACCGCAGGAAATTAAGCCGCAACAGCCACTAAGTTCTTTAGGACTTGATTCTATAAAAGTTTTTGAGTTAAAAAACCGAATTGAGGTTGACCTGAAAGTGGCTGTATCCGTGGCTGATTTTTTTGAAGGTTTGAGTTTGCGAGCGTTAGCGACCAAAATAATTGCTGAACTGACATCAGGGGCTTCTACATTATCAGTGTCCCTCACTCCAGTTCAGAAAACCACGTCCGTTCATCCTCTCTCTTTTGCACAGCAGCGACTGTGGTTTATCAATCAACTAACTTCTAACACTCCTGTATATAACATTCCTATCTTCATTAACTTGACAGGGCATATAAATGTAGACGTGTTGGAACAAAGTCTCAACGAGATCGTGAGACGCCACGATATCTTACGGACAAACTTTGTAGTCAGTGAAGGTAAACCCGTTCAGGTTATTCAACCAGCGGCAGATCTAACTTTGACAATTAAGGACTTGCGAGAATTCTCAGAAAGCGAGCGCACAAAAGAAGTACAACGTCTGTCCACTCTCATAGCTCAACAGTCCTTCGACTTGTCAAGCGAACCGCTTTGGTGTGCAAAACTTCTACGCTTAGCTGAACAAGAGTACAGACTACTCCTGACGCTGCATCATATTATTGCGGATGGATGGTCGATGGGGGTTCTGATTAAAGAACTAGCAGTTTTGTATGAAGCATTCTTGAAAGGAAAACCGTCGCCACTTCCTGAATTACCCATTCAATATGTAGATTTTGCCTATTGGCAGCAACAGTGGTTGAAGAAACAACGTTCACAATCCTTGTTAGAGTACTGGAAGCAGCAGTTAGGTGGCGATTTGCCTATATTAAACTTGCCTACTGACAGTCCGCGCTCTCCAGTTCAAACTTTCAATGGCGCTCAAGCTAAACTAGTTCTGTCTCAAACTTTGACAAAAGCACTGAAGAAACTGAGCCATCAAGAAGGCGTAACCTTATTTATGACCTTGCTAGCGGCTTTTAAAACTTTGCTTTATCGCTATACAGGACAGACAGATCTCTTGGTAGGTTCACCAATTGCTAGCCGCAACCGAGCAGAAATTGAGTCGTTAATAGGATTTTTTGTCAATGTTTTGGTTTTGCGTACCAAACTTGATGGTAAACTCAGTTTTAGAGATTTACTTTTCCAAGTAAAATCAACAGCCTTAGAAGCCTATGTGCATCAAGACCTGCCCTTTGAGAAATTAGTGGAGGAATTACAACCGGAGCGCGACCTCAGTTACAACCCGTTGTTTCAGGTAATGTTTGTTCTCCAGAATATGCCGTTGCCAACTCCTAAGTTATCCAATATATCCATAATCGGTCAAGAGAGCTACAGCGGTACGGCAAAGTTTGACCTGACTCTGTTTATGGAAGACTCTGAACAGGGGTTGGTTGCGACTGCTGAGTACAACACGGATCTGTTTAATGCGGATACTATAACTCGAATGCTGGGGCATTTCCAGACAATGCTTGAAGGTATTATTGCGAATCCCGATAATGCAATTGTCGATTTGCCCTTACTGACTGCATCTGAGAAACATCAACTCATAGTTGACTGGAATGATACTTTGACAGATTATCCGTATAATCAGTGCATTCATCACTTGTTTAAGCAGCAGGTAGAACGAACACCCAATGCGATCGCAGTCGTCTTTGAAAACCAGCAACTGACTTACCGTGAGTTAAACAACCAGGCGAACAGAGTCGCGCACTACTTGCAAAAGTTGGGTGTTATACCAGAGGTGCTTGTTGGTATTTGCATGGAGCGATCGCTGTCCATGGTTGTGGGACTTTTGGGTATCCTCAAAGCAGGCGGGGCATACGTACCGTTAGATCCCGCACATCCCAAAGAGCGATTAGCTTTCATCTTAGAAGACACCCAGAGTCCAGTACTGCTAACTCAGCAGAGGTTGATAGAGAAATTGCCGACTGATAGCACCAAGGTAGTTTGTCTGGACTCTGACTGGGAAGAAATTGCTCGCGAGTGTTCCCAAAACCCTGTCTGTGAGATAAATTCTGCTAACCTAGCTTATGTCATCTACACCTCTGGCTCCACTGGTAAGCCTAAAGGAACATTAATTCCTCATAAAGGATTACTTAACTACTTAACTTGGTGTACCCAAGCTTATACAGTTGAGCTTGGAAAAGGAACTACTGTTCACTCTTCCCTTGCTTTCGACTTAACTATAACAGGTTTGTTTTCACCCTTACTGGTTGGGCGTCAGGTGAAACTCATTGCAGAAAACCAAGGGATCGAGTCGTTGAGTCATACCCTCCGTCAAGAGTCAAACTTGAGTCTCGTTAAAATCACACCAGCTGAACTATTATTACTCTCTGGGCAATTATCATCAAACGAAGTAGCAGGTATAACCAGAGCGTTTATCGTTGGGGGAGAAAATTTGTTGACGGAAAGCACTACTTTCTGGCAAGAGTATGCACCTGACACGATGCTAGTAAATGAATATGGTCCAACGGAGACTGTAGTAGGCTGTTGTATTTATCGAGTGCCCCAGGTTGAGCTTGAGTCAAGTTCAGTTCCTATTGGTCTGCCGATTGCTAACACTCAGCTACACGTGTTAGACCAATATCATCAGCTTGTGCCGATAGGAGTTCCGGGTGAACTACATATTGGCGGTGTCTCTTTAGCCCGTGGTTATTTGAATCGACCAGAACTTACGGCTCTTAAATTCATTCCAAATCCCTTTAGTAACGAGCCGGGAGCGCGATTGTACAAGACCGGGGACTTAGCTCGTTATCGAGCCGATGGAAATCTTGAGTTTTTGGGGCGGATTGACCATCAGGTGAAAGTGCGGGGCTACCGCGTTGAACTCGGAGAGATTGAGGGTCTATTAGGGCAACACCCAGAAGTTCAAGAAGCAGTGGTGCTGATGCGGGAGGATTTACCAGGAAATCAGCGTTTGGTGGCTTATTTTGTTGCCAACACTGAGACAGCGCTTACCACTAGTGACCTGCGGAACTTTCTCAAAGAACAGCTACCAGAATATATGGTGCCGTCGGTGTTCGTGCAGCTAAAGACGCTGCCGTTGACGACGAATGGCAAGATAGATCGTCGGGTATTGCCTGTGCCAGATGGCGATCGTCCAGAGTTAGAAGAGGTTTACGTAGCTCCTCGTTCTGAGATGGAGCGAGCGATCGCTCGTGTTTGGCAAGAGGTGCTGCACTTAGAGAAAGTAGGTGTAAATGACAATTTCTTTGACCTTGGTGGTCATTCATTATTGATAGTTCAGGTTCATAGTAAACTGCAGCAAAATTTGCACCGGAATTTATCAATTGTAGAAATATTTCAAAATCCAACTATCAAATCTTTGGCACAATATTTCAGTCAAAATCCAGAGGATGTGCCTACTTTTGGTTCGATACGTCAGCGCGTGCAAAAGCAAATAGAGGTAAGCAATCGACGCAAAGAATTATTACACAAGCACCCGAGAAAAACTATCCGTTGA
- a CDS encoding TauD/TfdA dioxygenase family protein, producing the protein MLKIEPLGTSTARIVYSKDNQSILSLSTHEVLEMFKTFGLLLFRGFGVTYEEMREFSEKFSSKFVRDPYRQVVGLFDDFVQLVDNGMDEVLPHCENSASPFRPDIVWFCCSVPAAQDGETLFWDGVRVWEQLPESVKQLFLSKRVKFKYNFDAEHWKLFFGPGTTIDDVKQTLNNIEDVNYQIEEDESLYFEYTCSVVVKTKFGNQDAFTNSIILYYQEPLESQDPEVSEGVKPEISENSERVFFEDGLQIPHAVIDEIKGVMDKLTGFISWQTGDLVMIDNSKFLHGRRAFQDEQRQIYTHLSYLKS; encoded by the coding sequence ATGCTCAAAATTGAACCACTCGGAACTAGCACAGCAAGAATAGTTTATAGCAAAGACAACCAAAGTATTCTTAGTCTGTCAACCCATGAAGTTTTAGAAATGTTCAAGACATTTGGTTTACTTCTTTTTCGAGGGTTTGGAGTAACTTATGAGGAGATGAGAGAATTTTCTGAAAAATTTAGTTCTAAATTTGTTCGCGATCCATACAGACAAGTAGTTGGTTTATTCGACGATTTTGTCCAACTAGTAGATAACGGAATGGATGAAGTTCTTCCTCATTGTGAGAACTCCGCTAGTCCCTTTCGACCTGATATAGTTTGGTTTTGCTGTAGTGTACCTGCTGCACAGGATGGTGAAACCTTGTTCTGGGATGGTGTAAGAGTTTGGGAACAGTTGCCTGAATCAGTCAAACAACTATTTCTTTCCAAAAGAGTCAAGTTTAAGTATAATTTTGATGCCGAGCACTGGAAGCTTTTTTTTGGACCGGGAACTACCATTGACGATGTAAAGCAGACACTCAATAATATTGAAGATGTCAATTACCAGATTGAAGAAGATGAATCTCTCTATTTTGAATATACTTGCTCAGTTGTGGTAAAAACAAAGTTTGGCAATCAAGATGCATTTACTAATAGTATAATCTTATATTATCAAGAGCCCTTAGAGTCTCAAGATCCAGAGGTTTCGGAAGGAGTAAAGCCCGAAATATCAGAAAATAGCGAAAGAGTTTTTTTTGAAGATGGGTTACAGATACCTCATGCAGTTATTGATGAAATTAAGGGAGTCATGGATAAATTAACTGGCTTTATTTCATGGCAGACGGGCGATCTCGTCATGATTGATAATTCTAAGTTTTTGCACGGTCGCAGAGCATTTCAAGATGAGCAACGTCAAATTTATACTCACCTAAGTTATCTAAAATCTTGA
- a CDS encoding type I polyketide synthase: protein MRSAEVNNSVEEIAIIGIAGSFPKAKTLSEFWQNLRDGVEAISCFGDEELITSGIDLGVINEPNYVKISAVLEDTEFFDAAFFSFNPREAEITDPQHRIFLECAWEALENAGYDSTRYTSRIGIYAGASFNNYYSLDLNRDRMGSAQCYQTVIGNDKDFLTTRVSYKLNLTGPSITVQTACSTSLVATTLACQSLLNYQCDMALAGGVSIHVPQKTGYLYEHGGTLSPDGRCRAFDAKAQGTTIGNGVGVVVLKRLGDAIADGDCIYAVIKGSAINNDGSGKVGYTAPSVNGQAEVIAEAMMLAGVEPETISYIEAHGTGTALGDPIEIAALSQVFRSSTQKKGFCAIGSVKTNIGHLDAAAGIAGLVKTVLALKHKQIPPSLNFEQPNPKIDFANSPFYVNTQLAEWKAESTPRRAGVSSLGIGGTNAHVILEEAPTLTPSSPSRPIQLLVLSAKTDSALETATENLVQHLKQHPDVNLADVAYTLQVGRAEFDHRRVLVCQDIKDATSALQLRDPQRIFTRLVEGSDRPIVFMFPGQGAQYVDMGKELYQSEPIFREQVDLCCQLLQPHLGLDLRALIYPKESESKAAAKKLQQTDVTQPALFIIEYAVAKLWMSLGISPGAMIGHSIGEYVAACLAGVMSLEDALTLVAIRGRLMQQMPVGAMLSVSQTAAEIKTLLNENLSLAASNAPSLCVVSGTHNAVDTIYEQLAASGVECRRLHTSHAFHSVMMEPIIEPFIKEVKKVQLNPPQIPFISNVTGTWITAEQATDPNYWARHLRQPVQFATGISTLLQEPDRILLEVGPGRTLCTFAQKHSDSPALCSLRHPKEKQSDVVFVLNTLGKLWLYGVQVDWSGFYAHEHRHRLPLPTYPFERQRYWIEDYKQRPDNSGKSVSLGKKPDIADWFYWPLWKQSIPPILLKQKELVTHSSCTLVFIDECGLGEELVKRLQLDGQDVITVKEGSKFTKLSECAYSLNAGQRDDYDALLNELVAQDKTPKTIVHLWSVTSVGHTQSGLEGVDKAQEKGFYSLLFLAQALGKQHITDEVQIAVISNNMQSVIGEEVLCPEKATLLAAVKVIPQEYSNISCRSIDVVIPKEVSWQEEKLVDLLLNELGTQSSDIVIAYRGFNRWVQTFEPVQLEEAKGGASRLRQGGVYLITGGLGGIGLALASHLAKAVQAKLVLIGRSAFPAPEEWEQWLATHDEKDSVSRKIQKVKELEELGAKVLVFSADVANLEQMQFAIAKAQELFGQINGVIHSAGVADYAGVISRRTRETTESIMAPKVRGTLVLDSLLKDVKLDFLILCSSLSSIIYRKKFSEVGYCAANEFLDAFAYHKTNKERTFTVSINWTDWQDVGMSVEAVKRLVEKQDISDNKSLLMDAVLPSEGIEVFQRILNSTVPRIAVLTQDLTTLIERDRNFNAQALLESLGKTNLSKPAHPRPELSNACVAPRNETEQTIADIWQKLLGIELVGIYDNFFELGGDSLIIVQVRSQLQKVFKQDLLTTDLFEYPTVSTLAEYLSQEQVEQFAFGQVHSRAKRQEKAIEEEAQMMKQRRKARG from the coding sequence ATGAGGAGTGCAGAAGTTAACAACTCTGTGGAAGAAATAGCTATTATTGGCATAGCGGGAAGTTTTCCAAAAGCCAAAACTCTTTCAGAATTTTGGCAAAACCTGCGTGATGGAGTGGAGGCAATTTCTTGTTTTGGCGATGAAGAATTAATCACTTCCGGAATAGATTTAGGGGTGATAAATGAACCAAATTACGTCAAAATCAGTGCTGTCTTAGAAGATACTGAGTTTTTTGATGCTGCGTTTTTTTCCTTTAACCCCAGAGAAGCAGAAATCACTGACCCGCAACATCGGATTTTTTTAGAATGTGCTTGGGAAGCATTAGAAAATGCTGGCTACGACTCTACTAGGTATACAAGTCGGATTGGAATTTACGCTGGCGCTAGCTTCAATAACTATTATTCATTAGATTTAAATCGCGATCGCATGGGTTCAGCCCAATGCTACCAAACAGTTATTGGTAATGATAAAGATTTCCTCACGACTCGTGTTTCTTATAAATTAAATCTGACTGGACCAAGTATTACAGTACAAACAGCTTGTTCCACGTCATTAGTTGCAACAACACTTGCTTGCCAAAGTTTGTTGAATTATCAATGTGATATGGCTTTGGCGGGTGGAGTTTCTATTCACGTACCACAAAAAACAGGTTATTTGTACGAACACGGAGGAACGCTATCTCCTGATGGTCGTTGTCGTGCTTTTGATGCCAAAGCACAGGGAACAACTATTGGTAATGGTGTAGGAGTTGTTGTCCTCAAGCGATTAGGAGATGCGATCGCAGATGGTGACTGTATTTATGCTGTCATTAAAGGTTCAGCTATCAATAATGATGGTTCTGGTAAAGTTGGCTATACAGCACCTAGCGTGAACGGTCAAGCAGAAGTCATTGCCGAAGCGATGATGCTTGCGGGAGTTGAGCCAGAGACGATAAGCTATATTGAAGCTCATGGTACTGGTACAGCCTTAGGCGATCCAATTGAAATTGCAGCACTCTCTCAAGTCTTTCGTAGCAGTACCCAGAAAAAAGGTTTTTGTGCAATTGGTTCAGTTAAAACAAATATCGGTCATTTAGATGCAGCGGCTGGTATTGCAGGACTGGTGAAAACTGTTTTAGCTCTGAAACACAAACAAATCCCACCTAGTTTGAATTTTGAGCAACCCAATCCCAAGATTGATTTCGCCAATAGTCCCTTTTACGTTAATACTCAGCTAGCAGAATGGAAAGCAGAAAGTACCCCTCGACGTGCTGGTGTCAGTTCTTTGGGTATAGGTGGGACTAATGCTCATGTCATTCTAGAAGAAGCACCAACGCTGACGCCTTCTAGCCCTTCTCGCCCGATTCAGTTGTTAGTACTTTCTGCTAAAACTGACTCAGCTCTGGAAACTGCAACAGAGAACCTAGTTCAACACCTCAAGCAACATCCCGATGTGAACTTAGCAGATGTGGCTTATACGCTGCAAGTAGGGCGTGCTGAATTCGATCATCGTCGCGTGCTCGTGTGCCAAGATATTAAGGATGCAACCAGTGCCTTGCAGTTACGAGATCCTCAAAGAATTTTCACTCGCTTAGTTGAAGGTAGCGATCGCCCCATCGTCTTCATGTTCCCCGGACAGGGCGCTCAGTATGTGGATATGGGGAAAGAACTTTACCAGAGTGAGCCAATATTTAGGGAACAGGTGGATTTGTGCTGTCAGTTGCTTCAACCTCATTTAGGGTTAGATTTGCGAGCGCTCATTTATCCCAAGGAATCTGAGTCAAAAGCCGCAGCAAAAAAACTGCAACAAACTGACGTCACTCAACCCGCATTGTTTATCATAGAATATGCTGTCGCTAAGTTGTGGATGTCATTGGGCATTTCCCCTGGCGCAATGATTGGTCATAGCATTGGGGAATATGTAGCAGCTTGCCTTGCTGGTGTTATGTCACTTGAAGATGCTTTGACTCTAGTTGCTATTCGTGGGCGACTGATGCAGCAAATGCCAGTAGGTGCAATGCTTTCAGTTTCACAAACTGCAGCAGAGATTAAAACTTTATTAAATGAAAATTTATCATTAGCCGCCAGCAATGCTCCTTCCTTGTGCGTAGTTTCAGGAACCCATAATGCTGTAGACACGATTTATGAGCAACTTGCAGCATCAGGTGTAGAGTGTCGCCGTCTGCATACCTCCCACGCCTTTCATTCTGTGATGATGGAACCCATCATTGAGCCATTCATCAAAGAAGTTAAAAAAGTTCAACTGAATCCTCCGCAAATTCCCTTTATCTCTAACGTCACTGGAACCTGGATAACAGCAGAACAAGCCACAGATCCGAATTACTGGGCGAGACATTTACGGCAACCCGTGCAGTTTGCTACTGGCATTTCTACATTATTGCAAGAACCAGATCGCATTTTACTGGAAGTAGGACCGGGACGCACCTTGTGTACTTTTGCTCAAAAGCATTCAGATTCCCCAGCACTCTGTTCATTACGACATCCTAAGGAAAAACAGTCAGATGTGGTGTTTGTACTGAACACACTGGGAAAACTCTGGCTATATGGAGTACAGGTGGATTGGTCAGGATTTTACGCTCACGAGCACCGTCATCGCCTTCCACTACCAACATATCCCTTTGAGCGACAGCGTTATTGGATTGAAGACTATAAACAGAGACCGGATAACAGTGGTAAATCTGTGTCACTTGGTAAAAAGCCAGACATTGCTGACTGGTTTTACTGGCCTTTGTGGAAACAATCTATACCTCCTATACTGTTGAAGCAGAAGGAACTGGTGACTCATTCGTCTTGCACTCTTGTGTTTATTGATGAGTGCGGCTTGGGTGAAGAGTTGGTAAAACGACTTCAGCTTGATGGTCAGGATGTAATTACAGTGAAGGAAGGATCGAAGTTCACTAAGTTGAGTGAGTGTGCATATAGCCTTAATGCTGGACAACGTGATGACTATGATGCCCTGCTGAATGAACTAGTAGCACAAGACAAGACCCCAAAAACGATTGTTCATTTATGGAGTGTGACTTCTGTTGGTCACACTCAATCAGGACTCGAAGGAGTTGATAAAGCCCAAGAAAAAGGTTTTTATAGCCTGCTGTTTTTGGCTCAAGCACTTGGAAAACAGCATATCACAGACGAGGTTCAAATTGCGGTCATTTCCAACAATATGCAGTCAGTGATTGGAGAAGAAGTACTGTGTCCAGAAAAAGCAACTTTATTGGCAGCTGTTAAGGTAATTCCGCAAGAATATTCAAACATTAGCTGTCGCAGCATTGATGTTGTAATTCCGAAGGAAGTCAGTTGGCAAGAGGAGAAACTTGTAGATCTGTTGCTGAACGAGTTAGGAACACAATCCTCCGATATCGTTATTGCCTACCGTGGTTTTAATCGTTGGGTGCAAACCTTTGAGCCAGTGCAATTAGAGGAAGCAAAGGGAGGAGCATCGCGATTAAGGCAAGGGGGAGTGTATTTGATTACAGGTGGACTCGGAGGCATTGGACTTGCTCTGGCGTCACACCTAGCGAAGGCGGTACAAGCAAAACTAGTTTTGATAGGGCGTTCAGCTTTTCCTGCACCTGAAGAGTGGGAACAATGGTTAGCGACTCATGACGAGAAAGACAGTGTCAGTCGCAAAATTCAGAAAGTAAAGGAACTTGAAGAACTGGGCGCAAAAGTTTTGGTATTCAGCGCTGATGTAGCTAACCTTGAACAGATGCAATTCGCGATCGCGAAAGCCCAGGAATTGTTTGGTCAAATCAATGGTGTTATTCATAGTGCAGGAGTTGCTGATTATGCTGGTGTGATTTCTCGAAGAACGCGAGAGACGACAGAAAGTATTATGGCTCCTAAAGTCAGGGGTACATTAGTACTGGATAGCCTTTTGAAAGATGTTAAACTGGATTTCTTAATTCTTTGTTCATCTCTTAGCTCAATCATTTATAGAAAGAAATTTAGTGAGGTTGGCTATTGCGCTGCTAATGAGTTTCTTGACGCCTTTGCTTATCACAAAACAAATAAAGAGCGCACATTTACAGTCTCTATTAACTGGACTGATTGGCAGGATGTTGGTATGTCAGTAGAGGCGGTGAAGCGATTAGTTGAAAAACAGGATATTTCTGATAATAAATCCTTATTAATGGATGCGGTATTACCTTCAGAAGGGATAGAGGTGTTTCAGCGTATTCTCAACAGTACAGTTCCTCGAATTGCAGTATTGACTCAAGATTTAACAACTCTGATAGAACGGGATCGTAATTTTAATGCACAAGCTCTTCTGGAATCTTTAGGCAAGACTAACCTTTCAAAACCGGCACACCCACGACCTGAACTGAGTAATGCTTGTGTTGCTCCTAGAAATGAGACTGAGCAAACAATTGCAGACATTTGGCAAAAACTACTTGGGATCGAGCTAGTAGGCATTTACGATAACTTTTTTGAACTAGGTGGAGATTCACTTATAATAGTTCAGGTGCGAAGTCAACTGCAAAAAGTATTCAAACAAGATTTATTAACAACAGATTTATTTGAATATCCTACAGTAAGTACCCTAGCAGAATATCTAAGCCAAGAACAGGTTGAACAATTTGCCTTTGGGCAAGTTCATTCTCGTGCGAAAAGGCAAGAAAAGGCTATTGAAGAAGAAGCGCAGATGATGAAACAAAGGAGAAAGGCGCGTGGATAA